The following proteins come from a genomic window of Thiothrix winogradskyi:
- a CDS encoding formylglycine-generating enzyme family protein has protein sequence MSIESFLSNSVDSKVVNNYLRLLADKTVNLELHNEDLTKKLQLNKHSFSKIPHNSPSMQHKLLWSESVENDQYGEYAELVLRGVSSRFRWIKPGSFLMGSPISEFGREINEIQHDVTLTKGFWMADTACTQALWLAVMGSNSSKFPQNLQNPVDSVSWEDVQVFLQRANNSDLGGVLRLPFEAEWEYACRAGTDTPFAFGENITPGEVNYNGNYPYANGVKGLYRAETRSVKSLRANAWGLYQMHGNVWEWCQDWYGAYRSNPVSNPKGAESGTHRVLRGGSWYNFAKFVRSSSRSSGTANFRGSHIGFRLVLL, from the coding sequence ATGTCAATTGAAAGTTTTCTTAGTAATTCTGTTGATAGTAAAGTTGTTAATAACTATTTGAGATTATTGGCAGATAAAACTGTTAACCTAGAACTTCATAATGAAGACTTGACTAAGAAATTACAGTTGAATAAGCATTCATTTTCAAAAATTCCGCATAATTCCCCAAGTATGCAGCATAAACTTTTATGGTCTGAAAGCGTTGAAAACGACCAATATGGGGAGTATGCAGAATTGGTTTTGCGAGGAGTGAGTAGTCGCTTCCGTTGGATAAAACCGGGAAGTTTTTTAATGGGTTCACCAATCTCAGAATTTGGACGTGAAATAAATGAAATCCAACATGATGTGACCCTGACAAAAGGCTTTTGGATGGCAGATACTGCTTGTACCCAAGCTTTGTGGCTGGCGGTGATGGGTAGCAATTCATCCAAGTTTCCCCAAAATCTTCAAAATCCGGTTGATAGTGTGAGTTGGGAGGATGTGCAGGTCTTTTTACAACGTGCGAATAATTCTGATTTGGGCGGAGTGTTGCGTCTGCCATTTGAAGCAGAATGGGAATACGCTTGCCGTGCCGGAACTGATACCCCGTTTGCATTTGGTGAGAATATCACGCCGGGAGAAGTAAATTACAATGGAAATTATCCCTATGCCAATGGTGTAAAAGGCTTATACCGTGCGGAAACTAGGTCTGTTAAATCGCTTCGAGCTAATGCTTGGGGTTTGTATCAAATGCATGGCAATGTGTGGGAATGGTGTCAGGATTGGTATGGTGCCTATCGTTCTAACCCAGTCAGCAATCCGAAGGGTGCTGAAAGTGGTACTCACCGCGTGTTGCGCGGTGGTTCGTGGTACAACTTTGCGAAGTTCGTGCGTTCCTCTTCCCGTTCCAGTGGCACGGCGAACTTTCGGGGCAGCCACATAGGCTTCCGGCTTGTACTCCTCTAG
- a CDS encoding DUF1036 domain-containing protein translates to MNTDFLIKKRDELILDDYLKRLAFTAEGKNLLELENADLKQKLYKSAFNEKSIIADGEKKLASLRLENSDLKQKIHESTAREKATIAAKKIEIDSLRLENYNLTQELNELTELIEDNSVNYKTITIENTTSQPIKVAVIYYGIDEMWHTLYWWRYSPKEKSYILGDAHPSTNSFFYIYAVSEDGYYSWSGDDHHGYIDGSIEGFIKCDFGDEDNFQWGLTL, encoded by the coding sequence ATGAATACTGATTTTTTGATAAAAAAACGTGATGAGCTGATTTTGGATGATTATCTAAAGCGACTCGCTTTTACTGCGGAAGGAAAAAATTTATTAGAATTAGAAAATGCTGATCTAAAACAAAAACTATATAAGTCGGCATTTAATGAAAAATCAATAATAGCCGATGGCGAAAAGAAATTAGCATCCTTGAGACTAGAAAACTCTGATTTAAAACAAAAAATACATGAATCCACCGCTAGGGAAAAAGCAACAATAGCCGCAAAAAAAATAGAAATAGATTCATTGAGATTAGAAAATTATAATCTAACACAAGAACTGAATGAATTGACCGAGCTTATCGAAGATAATAGTGTAAACTATAAAACAATAACAATAGAAAATACAACCTCCCAACCTATTAAAGTTGCCGTTATTTATTATGGAATAGATGAAATGTGGCATACGTTGTACTGGTGGCGTTACTCTCCTAAAGAGAAATCTTATATACTTGGAGATGCACATCCCTCAACAAATAGTTTTTTTTATATTTATGCTGTGTCAGAAGATGGGTATTATTCATGGAGTGGTGATGATCATCATGGATATATAGATGGATCCATAGAAGGATTCATAAAATGTGATTTTGGAGATGAAGACAACTTCCAGTGGGGACTGACATTGTAA
- a CDS encoding SlyX family protein, with protein sequence MEARLEKLELLFMEQEQMLETLSHQLYLQQKDIASALLEIERLNEKLKSITPSAVGSQADETPPPHY encoded by the coding sequence ATGGAAGCACGCTTGGAAAAACTGGAACTCCTGTTCATGGAACAGGAGCAAATGCTGGAAACCTTGAGCCATCAGCTTTACCTGCAACAAAAAGATATAGCCTCGGCGTTGCTGGAAATTGAACGGCTTAATGAGAAGCTTAAATCCATCACCCCGTCTGCTGTCGGTAGTCAAGCCGATGAAACTCCACCCCCGCATTATTGA
- a CDS encoding TRAP transporter substrate-binding protein, which translates to MERRSFFKHAAASTVALAAVPATLLADEAAKAAASSDLPTISWRLTSSFPKSLDTIYGASDVLASALSKITSGKFTVKVFAAGEIVPGLQVLDAIQNGTVEAGHTASYYYFGKNPALAFDCAVPFGLTSRQQTAWMLHGNGMKLMRELFAEYNVVNFMGGNTGVQMGGWFNKEINTVKDLEGLKFRVGGFAGRVLSKLGVVPQQLPGGDIYPALEKGTIDAAEWVGPYDDEKLGFAKIVKNYYTPGWWEAGPQLSFYVNKEQWEKLPDAYKAAWEAACQQAHNDMQAKYDALNPQALANLMGSDVKLRSFSDEIMEACFKATLETYDEESKANPKFKKIYDDWKVFRNNQAQWGTSKNPLIPTQM; encoded by the coding sequence ATGGAACGCCGTTCATTCTTCAAGCACGCTGCTGCCAGCACTGTTGCTTTAGCCGCTGTACCTGCCACCCTATTAGCCGACGAAGCAGCCAAAGCCGCCGCATCCAGCGATTTACCCACCATCAGTTGGCGGTTAACGTCCAGTTTCCCCAAATCACTTGACACCATTTACGGCGCATCCGACGTACTCGCTTCTGCCCTTTCCAAAATCACTAGCGGTAAATTCACCGTGAAAGTCTTCGCAGCGGGAGAAATCGTCCCCGGCTTGCAAGTGCTGGATGCGATCCAAAACGGCACGGTCGAAGCCGGTCACACCGCCTCCTACTACTACTTCGGCAAAAACCCCGCCCTCGCCTTCGATTGCGCCGTACCGTTCGGGCTGACTTCACGCCAGCAAACCGCGTGGATGTTGCACGGCAACGGTATGAAACTGATGCGCGAACTCTTCGCCGAATACAACGTGGTCAACTTCATGGGCGGCAATACTGGCGTACAAATGGGCGGCTGGTTCAACAAAGAAATCAACACCGTTAAAGACTTGGAAGGCTTGAAATTCCGCGTCGGTGGTTTCGCTGGTCGCGTCCTTAGCAAACTCGGTGTAGTGCCGCAGCAATTACCCGGTGGTGACATTTACCCCGCACTGGAAAAAGGCACGATTGACGCTGCCGAATGGGTCGGCCCTTACGATGACGAAAAGCTCGGTTTCGCCAAAATCGTCAAAAACTACTACACCCCCGGCTGGTGGGAAGCAGGCCCGCAACTCTCCTTCTACGTCAATAAAGAGCAGTGGGAAAAACTACCGGATGCCTACAAAGCCGCGTGGGAAGCCGCTTGCCAACAAGCTCACAATGACATGCAAGCGAAATACGACGCACTGAACCCACAAGCACTCGCTAATTTGATGGGTAGCGACGTGAAATTGCGCTCGTTCAGCGACGAGATCATGGAAGCCTGCTTCAAAGCCACGCTGGAAACTTACGACGAAGAATCCAAAGCCAACCCCAAATTCAAAAAAATCTACGACGACTGGAAAGTGTTCCGCAATAACCAAGCGCAATGGGGAACCTCTAAAAACCCACTGATACCCACACAAATGTGA
- a CDS encoding formylglycine-generating enzyme family protein encodes MSIENFLSNSVDGKVVNNYLRLLADKTVNLERHNEDLTKNSFSEIPHNSPSMQHKLLWRESVKKDQYGEYAELVLRGVSSRFRWIKPGSFLMGSPISEFGRNIDENQHDVTLTQGFWMADTACTQALWLAVMGSNPSNFSQNLQNPVDSVSWEDVQVFLQRANNSDLGGVLRLPSEAEWEYACRAGTDTPFAFGANITPGEVNYDGNYPYANGIEGLYCAETRSVKSLRANAWGLYQMHGNVWEWCQDWYGGYPSFPVSNPKGAESGIYGVLRVLRGGSWYNVARHVRSANRRSNPPDIRNSSIGFRLVLL; translated from the coding sequence ATGTCAATTGAAAATTTTCTTAGTAATTCCGTTGATGGTAAAGTTGTTAATAACTATTTGAGATTATTGGCAGATAAAACCGTTAATCTAGAACGTCATAATGAAGACTTGACTAAGAATTCTTTTTCAGAAATTCCGCATAATTCTCCAAGTATGCAGCATAAACTTTTATGGCGTGAAAGCGTTAAAAAAGACCAGTATGGGGAGTATGCAGAATTGGTTTTGCGAGGAGTGAGTAGCCGCTTCCGTTGGATAAAACCGGGGAGCTTTTTAATGGGTTCGCCAATCTCAGAATTTGGACGTAATATAGATGAAAACCAGCATGATGTGACCCTGACACAAGGATTTTGGATGGCAGATACTGCTTGTACCCAAGCTTTGTGGTTGGCGGTGATGGGTAGCAATCCATCCAATTTTTCCCAAAATCTTCAAAATCCAGTTGATAGTGTGAGTTGGGAGGATGTGCAGGTCTTTTTACAACGTGCGAATAATTCTGATTTGGGCGGAGTGTTGCGTCTACCCTCCGAAGCAGAATGGGAATACGCTTGCCGTGCCGGAACTGATACCCCGTTTGCATTTGGTGCGAATATCACGCCGGGAGAAGTAAATTACGATGGAAATTATCCCTATGCGAATGGTATAGAAGGCTTATACTGTGCGGAAACTAGGTCAGTTAAATCGCTTCGAGCCAATGCTTGGGGTTTGTATCAAATGCATGGCAATGTGTGGGAATGGTGTCAGGATTGGTACGGTGGCTATCCTTCTTTTCCTGTCAGCAATCCGAAGGGTGCTGAAAGCGGCATTTACGGCGTGTTGCGCGTGTTGCGCGGTGGCTCGTGGTACAACGTTGCACGGCACGTGCGTTCCGCTAACCGTCGAAGCAACCCGCCGGACATTCGGAACTCCAGCATTGGCTTCCGGCTTGTCCTCCTCTAG
- a CDS encoding IS5 family transposase, producing the protein MPKKSAIKTSLFAAEEREQKLDRKGDLLSTLNQHVNFVALAAEIDHIAPRPSDKRGGRPPYPTELMVRVLVLQHLYNLSDEALEYQLLDRLSFQRFCGLRHSSTIPDANTLWVFRERISAAGGADALFDAVQRQLQQHGFIARGGQIVDATLVEAPKQHFHKEEKALLEQAATPAGWTPAQRRQKDTEASWTKKHGKSYHGYKLSISADRKYKLIRKRHISTAKEHDTNHFEAVLDRANTSRDVWADKGYEDQSREQRLNQGSWRLHIQHKAKKGKPQSDCQKRRNTRIARPRARVEHVFGSICAMGGKAIRSIGLARAVFGLSIKATVYNLRRLCSLREGGVVPI; encoded by the coding sequence ATGCCCAAGAAAAGTGCCATCAAAACCAGTCTGTTTGCCGCCGAAGAGCGTGAACAGAAACTCGACCGCAAGGGCGACCTGCTGTCCACGCTGAACCAGCACGTCAACTTTGTCGCCTTGGCAGCAGAAATCGACCACATCGCCCCACGCCCAAGTGACAAGCGAGGAGGCCGTCCACCCTACCCAACGGAACTGATGGTACGGGTCTTGGTGTTGCAACACCTGTACAACCTGTCGGACGAGGCATTGGAATACCAATTGCTTGACCGGCTGTCGTTCCAACGGTTTTGTGGCCTGCGTCATTCCAGCACGATCCCGGATGCCAATACCTTGTGGGTATTCCGTGAACGGATCAGCGCGGCAGGTGGTGCGGATGCCCTGTTTGATGCCGTCCAACGGCAATTACAACAACACGGTTTTATTGCCCGTGGTGGTCAAATCGTCGATGCCACGCTGGTGGAAGCCCCTAAACAACATTTCCACAAAGAAGAAAAAGCGCTGTTGGAACAAGCGGCAACACCCGCTGGCTGGACACCTGCCCAACGTCGCCAAAAGGATACGGAAGCAAGCTGGACGAAAAAACACGGCAAAAGCTACCACGGCTACAAACTCAGTATCAGTGCCGATCGGAAATACAAACTCATCCGCAAACGCCACATCAGCACCGCCAAAGAGCATGACACCAACCATTTTGAAGCGGTGCTTGACCGAGCCAACACCAGCCGTGACGTATGGGCGGACAAAGGTTATGAAGACCAATCCCGTGAACAACGCCTCAACCAAGGTAGCTGGCGGTTACACATCCAGCACAAAGCCAAGAAAGGCAAGCCGCAATCCGACTGCCAGAAACGCCGCAACACCCGCATCGCCAGACCCCGCGCACGGGTTGAGCATGTGTTTGGGTCAATCTGTGCGATGGGTGGCAAAGCCATCCGCAGCATTGGGTTGGCACGGGCAGTATTCGGCCTCAGCATCAAAGCAACCGTGTATAACCTGCGTCGGCTCTGTTCGCTCAGAGAGGGCGGAGTTGTGCCCATTTGA
- a CDS encoding dynamin family protein translates to MNYKAMIAQIPEELRLEVQALAEKTIHVNKPLNVCVVGEFSTGKSSLINALLGESLLPTAREETTALPTFIEYASELRIELINTNGVITPITQEQFLNYTVVAPENALCSVLHYPATWLSDLTLIDLPGLGSQSQRHSDYTHAQISAADAIIYLLSPRGTTQGDLKLLRLIKQYGKYLTITVAQWDKIEESIKEGEQAPDLKEWQALIAQETGVDLVLFGASKYGHGRDAIIDFLQKTKQCKSEIRENRFQAELVPLLKNALGKINDEQAICNANSAEQQQKLHNTLLDQRQALLDVKSDLYARSNDDQSQLEQQAQQLAKCHRETLIAKLCELPIATKDDDWQAFTDSAYQQLKAQVIVTADGLKTLSANYGQLQISDIKINKLNLHLPSPEPIELDDFINISQLSALQDDLKQKEKIAEQDHEVIRTLGNINVDNSLQQLSELRTERSNIAKQELPRILQTIEGNENSSSIFKGLGHLLDIGLILIQGPLAAVKAASLLGETSKVLKVVNTVNTVTNVIKSPELEPFFKFSEKLSLSYWGEQLGKSFDQPTRTIEVIDPNAEAERQRLLQEYDQQIIKQRAELHRLEDLQQQRDHSEWALAQNIKEQEQLKLSIQSLQKRALMAQQEAQADAIKQQEAIIEHYRQQLINQTGVQFDQQTRPMIDLLRTTCKRYWTEHVDATLAQRLQTVEDLTQQLQQAPEKKQKALAELQQQLTTIQSVLNMLKG, encoded by the coding sequence ATGAACTATAAAGCGATGATAGCACAAATTCCAGAAGAGTTGCGTCTTGAAGTTCAAGCCCTTGCTGAGAAGACTATTCATGTCAACAAGCCATTAAATGTCTGTGTGGTCGGTGAGTTCTCAACAGGAAAAAGCAGCCTGATTAACGCTCTACTGGGCGAATCTCTGTTGCCGACTGCACGTGAAGAAACGACGGCTTTGCCTACATTTATTGAATATGCATCTGAATTGCGGATTGAATTGATCAACACTAATGGCGTAATTACACCTATTACGCAAGAGCAATTCTTGAATTATACTGTTGTTGCACCAGAAAATGCGCTGTGTTCTGTATTACACTACCCTGCTACATGGCTAAGTGATTTAACATTGATTGATTTACCAGGATTAGGAAGTCAATCACAACGCCACAGCGATTACACTCATGCACAGATTAGCGCAGCAGATGCCATTATCTATTTGTTATCACCACGCGGCACAACGCAAGGTGACTTGAAATTGCTGCGTCTTATCAAACAATATGGAAAATACTTAACAATTACTGTGGCTCAATGGGACAAGATTGAAGAATCTATAAAAGAAGGCGAACAAGCACCTGATTTAAAAGAATGGCAGGCACTCATTGCTCAAGAGACAGGGGTGGATTTAGTGCTGTTCGGTGCTAGTAAATATGGACATGGGCGCGATGCCATCATTGATTTTTTACAAAAGACTAAGCAATGTAAAAGTGAAATTCGTGAAAACCGTTTTCAGGCTGAATTAGTACCGTTACTAAAAAATGCATTAGGGAAAATTAACGACGAACAAGCAATTTGCAATGCAAATAGTGCCGAACAGCAACAAAAATTGCATAATACACTACTTGATCAACGACAAGCACTATTAGACGTTAAAAGTGATCTGTATGCACGTAGTAATGATGATCAATCCCAGCTTGAACAGCAAGCCCAACAGCTTGCCAAGTGTCATCGTGAAACATTAATAGCCAAATTGTGTGAATTACCCATTGCTACAAAAGATGACGATTGGCAGGCATTTACTGATTCAGCATATCAACAACTAAAAGCTCAGGTAATAGTAACGGCTGATGGTTTAAAAACCTTATCGGCTAATTACGGACAATTGCAAATTTCTGATATTAAAATAAATAAACTTAATTTGCATTTGCCTTCACCTGAACCTATTGAATTGGATGATTTTATCAATATAAGTCAATTATCTGCTTTACAAGATGATTTGAAGCAAAAAGAAAAAATTGCTGAACAGGATCATGAGGTCATTCGGACGCTAGGTAATATTAATGTAGACAATTCATTGCAACAACTCAGTGAGTTGCGTACTGAACGTTCTAATATTGCTAAGCAAGAACTGCCTCGTATACTACAAACCATTGAAGGTAACGAGAACAGTTCAAGCATATTTAAAGGTCTTGGTCATTTACTGGATATTGGGTTAATTCTTATTCAAGGGCCATTGGCCGCTGTTAAAGCTGCATCACTGCTAGGAGAAACATCTAAAGTATTGAAAGTAGTGAATACAGTAAACACTGTTACCAACGTTATCAAGTCGCCAGAACTAGAACCATTTTTCAAGTTTTCAGAGAAGTTGTCACTCAGTTATTGGGGTGAACAATTAGGGAAAAGCTTTGACCAACCAACACGCACGATTGAGGTGATTGACCCGAATGCTGAAGCTGAACGACAACGATTATTACAGGAATACGATCAACAAATAATCAAGCAGCGAGCAGAATTACATCGCTTAGAAGATTTGCAACAACAACGTGATCATAGTGAGTGGGCATTAGCACAAAATATTAAAGAGCAAGAGCAGTTAAAGTTAAGTATCCAATCATTGCAAAAACGGGCATTAATGGCACAACAAGAAGCACAGGCGGATGCGATTAAGCAGCAAGAAGCAATAATTGAGCATTATCGTCAGCAGTTGATTAATCAAACTGGTGTTCAGTTTGACCAACAAACTCGCCCAATGATTGATTTACTCCGCACTACATGCAAACGTTATTGGACGGAACACGTTGATGCAACGTTAGCCCAGCGTTTGCAAACAGTGGAAGATTTAACCCAACAGCTTCAACAAGCCCCTGAGAAAAAACAAAAGGCATTAGCTGAACTTCAGCAGCAATTAACAACAATTCAATCTGTGCTGAATATGTTGAAGGGATAA
- a CDS encoding DUF423 domain-containing protein, producing the protein MLAVILGAFGAHGLEKLVDAKMLQRFHTGVEYQFYHSLALLFISILNKLIKNKYVAYAGYAFLLGMVLFSGSLYLYVLTGIKGFALVTPLGGLSFIVGWGLLAFSAKNSSYLEKR; encoded by the coding sequence ATGCTCGCAGTCATCTTGGGGGCATTTGGAGCGCACGGTTTGGAAAAATTAGTCGATGCCAAGATGTTGCAACGTTTTCATACGGGTGTCGAGTACCAGTTTTACCATTCATTAGCATTATTATTTATTAGTATTTTAAATAAACTTATAAAAAATAAGTATGTTGCTTATGCCGGTTATGCATTTTTGTTAGGCATGGTTTTATTCTCTGGTAGTCTCTATCTGTATGTTTTAACAGGAATCAAGGGGTTCGCACTGGTAACTCCCCTAGGTGGACTTAGCTTCATTGTGGGATGGGGGCTACTGGCTTTTTCCGCAAAAAACAGCAGTTACTTAGAAAAAAGATAA
- a CDS encoding argininosuccinate synthase: protein MTQSVNKVVLAYSGGLDTSIIVRWLQENYGCEIVTFTADIGQGEEVEPARAKALAMGIKPEEIYIEDLREEFVRDYVFPMFRANTIYEGEYLLGTSIARPLIAKRLIEIANETGADAISHGATGKGNDQVRFELGAYALKPGVKVIAPWREWDMNSRADLMAYAEKHNIPVDFKKAGKKSPYSMDANLLHISYEGGPLEDPWFEAEEDMWRWSVSPETAPDKPTYVEITFKGGDAVALDGQEMSASAILETLNKLGGANGIGRLDLVENRYVGMKSRGCYETPGGTILLPAHRAIESLTLDREVAHLKDSLMPKYAELVYNGYWWSPERKMMQTMIDASQAFVNGTVRMKLYKGAVTVAGRKSDDSLFDARIATFDDDGGAYNQKDAEGFIKLNALRMRIAAMAGR, encoded by the coding sequence ATGACACAGTCTGTCAACAAAGTCGTGTTAGCCTACTCCGGCGGCTTGGATACCTCCATCATCGTGCGGTGGCTGCAAGAAAATTACGGGTGCGAAATCGTCACCTTCACCGCTGATATTGGTCAAGGCGAAGAAGTCGAACCCGCCCGTGCCAAAGCGTTGGCAATGGGCATTAAACCGGAAGAAATTTACATCGAAGACCTGCGCGAAGAATTCGTGCGCGACTATGTGTTCCCGATGTTCCGCGCCAATACCATTTACGAAGGCGAATACCTGCTGGGCACATCCATCGCCCGCCCGTTAATCGCTAAGCGTTTGATTGAAATCGCTAATGAAACCGGAGCGGATGCGATTTCGCACGGTGCGACTGGCAAAGGCAACGACCAAGTGCGCTTTGAACTCGGTGCATACGCGCTAAAACCGGGCGTGAAAGTGATTGCCCCTTGGCGTGAATGGGACATGAATTCCCGCGCTGATTTAATGGCGTATGCGGAAAAGCACAATATTCCGGTCGATTTCAAAAAAGCGGGCAAGAAATCCCCGTATTCAATGGATGCTAACCTGCTGCACATTTCTTACGAAGGCGGCCCGTTGGAAGATCCGTGGTTTGAAGCGGAAGAAGACATGTGGCGTTGGAGCGTTTCCCCGGAAACTGCGCCAGACAAGCCTACCTACGTCGAAATCACCTTCAAGGGCGGTGATGCGGTAGCGTTAGACGGTCAGGAAATGTCCGCCTCCGCCATCCTCGAAACCCTAAATAAACTGGGTGGCGCAAACGGTATCGGTCGTTTGGATTTGGTGGAAAACCGCTACGTCGGCATGAAATCACGCGGCTGCTACGAAACCCCCGGCGGCACAATCTTGTTGCCTGCGCACCGTGCGATTGAATCCCTCACCCTCGACCGCGAAGTCGCCCACCTGAAAGACAGCCTGATGCCTAAATACGCCGAGCTGGTTTACAACGGTTACTGGTGGAGTCCTGAGCGCAAAATGATGCAAACCATGATCGACGCATCCCAAGCCTTCGTGAATGGCACAGTGCGCATGAAATTGTACAAAGGCGCGGTCACTGTTGCCGGTCGTAAATCCGACGATAGCTTGTTTGATGCACGCATTGCCACGTTTGACGATGACGGCGGCGCGTACAACCAAAAAGACGCGGAAGGCTTCATCAAGCTGAATGCGCTGCGGATGCGAATTGCGGCAATGGCGGGGCGTTAA
- a CDS encoding formylglycine-generating enzyme family protein has product MSFENALKNSTDSNSINTYLKFLADKSIKTDNYNADLSERLQLLSDEKSKMEKHNADLTEALRSNEDSYLKIEQAYWIISDELRLYKLAYLISLTPFSWSGNIEQDHFGDYVDLIFEDVINRFRWIPPGSFLMGSPTSEFGRDDDEIQHSVTLTEGFWMADTVCTQALWLAVMSSNPSVFSQNLENPVDSVSWGDVQIFLQRANNSDSGGVLRLPFEAEWEYACRAGTDTPFAFDAITPRSINYNGHHPYVDGVQGLYREETKSVKSLRANAWGLYQMHGNVWEWCQDWYDDYPSSSVSDPIGAESGTYHVLRGGSWFTPASLARSAQRHCDEETDERYSNYGFRLVLG; this is encoded by the coding sequence ATGTCATTTGAAAACGCTCTTAAAAATTCGACTGATAGTAATAGTATTAATACCTACTTGAAGTTTTTAGCTGATAAAAGCATCAAGACAGATAACTATAATGCTGATTTATCCGAAAGATTGCAATTATTGTCTGATGAAAAATCTAAGATGGAAAAGCATAATGCTGATTTGACTGAAGCATTGAGATCAAATGAAGATTCTTATTTGAAAATAGAACAAGCCTACTGGATAATCTCGGATGAATTGAGGCTTTATAAACTAGCTTACTTAATAAGTCTTACTCCATTCTCATGGTCTGGAAATATTGAGCAAGACCACTTTGGAGATTATGTTGATTTGATTTTTGAAGATGTAATCAATCGTTTCCGTTGGATACCACCGGGTAGTTTTCTAATGGGGTCGCCAACTTCAGAATTTGGACGTGATGACGATGAAATCCAGCACAGTGTGACTCTGACAGAGGGATTTTGGATGGCAGATACTGTTTGTACCCAAGCTTTATGGCTGGCGGTTATGAGTAGCAATCCGTCTGTGTTTTCCCAAAATCTTGAAAATCCAGTCGATAGTGTGAGCTGGGGGGACGTGCAGATCTTTTTGCAACGTGCGAATAATTCTGATTCGGGCGGAGTATTGCGTCTGCCATTTGAAGCAGAATGGGAATACGCTTGCCGTGCCGGAACTGATACCCCATTTGCATTTGATGCTATCACACCGAGAAGTATAAATTACAATGGACATCATCCCTATGTCGATGGTGTACAAGGTTTATACCGTGAGGAAACTAAGTCAGTGAAATCGCTTCGAGCTAATGCTTGGGGTTTGTATCAAATGCATGGCAATGTTTGGGAATGGTGTCAGGATTGGTACGATGACTATCCCTCTTCCTCTGTCAGTGATCCGATAGGTGCTGAAAGCGGCACATACCATGTGTTACGTGGTGGTTCGTGGTTTACCCCTGCGTCTCTCGCCCGTTCTGCTCAGCGCCACTGTGATGAGGAGACAGATGAGAGGTACTCTAATTATGGATTCCGACTCGTATTAGGTTGA
- a CDS encoding class I SAM-dependent methyltransferase produces MPERYQLVQTPARLELHDTHDPKVGAVYVDFVEGKAQHRRKFGGGKGQDIAKAIGLHKFKHPQVIDATAGLGRESFVLATLGCTVTLLERSPIVHALLADGLQRALASDDQETVEIAARMTLHLADAHVWLTELPAAALPDVVYLDPMFPDRQKSALVQKEMRFFHEVVGADTDSDALLALAQERSKRRVVVKRPRHAPELHGCKPAFVISGKAVRYDVYLGKATAQEHAHQE; encoded by the coding sequence ATGCCTGAGCGCTATCAACTGGTGCAAACGCCTGCACGACTGGAACTGCACGACACCCACGACCCCAAAGTGGGTGCGGTGTACGTCGATTTTGTGGAAGGCAAAGCCCAACACCGCCGCAAGTTCGGTGGTGGAAAGGGGCAGGACATTGCCAAAGCGATTGGCTTACACAAGTTCAAACACCCGCAAGTGATTGATGCGACCGCAGGTTTAGGGCGCGAATCCTTCGTGCTGGCGACCTTGGGTTGCACCGTGACCTTGTTGGAACGTTCCCCGATTGTTCATGCTTTATTGGCTGACGGTTTGCAGCGTGCGTTGGCAAGTGATGATCAGGAAACAGTGGAAATTGCTGCACGTATGACCTTGCATCTGGCAGATGCGCACGTATGGCTAACGGAGCTTCCCGCAGCGGCATTGCCTGATGTAGTGTACCTCGACCCTATGTTTCCCGATCGGCAAAAGTCCGCTTTGGTACAAAAAGAGATGCGTTTTTTCCACGAAGTGGTGGGTGCCGATACTGACAGTGATGCACTGTTGGCACTGGCTCAGGAACGTTCCAAGCGGCGAGTGGTTGTTAAGCGCCCGCGTCACGCCCCTGAACTACACGGGTGTAAACCGGCTTTTGTCATCAGTGGTAAAGCGGTGCGTTATGATGTCTACCTAGGCAAGGCAACTGCGCAAGAACACGCCCATCAGGAATAA